In Rathayibacter sp. VKM Ac-2762, one DNA window encodes the following:
- a CDS encoding serine hydrolase domain-containing protein gives MGSRRRTRTGLLVVPVLVLALAGCTSAAASRVAEAPAQAASEELASALSGFLDETVGVAGATGAVAGVWSPWGGSWEGAVGWESDERTTALTTDAHLRLGTGGTEAMTCDVVLALADSGRVDLDADVGETLRSLPGIDGLTLRELCAHTSGLADFRSALWPTVLQNPPRQWPTLELLAAAQVRGASAEPGAAWSDSATGPLLAGIVAAQVTGRSIGELYDQYVVPRYGLRSTELPGASEVDLPAPSPRGYAVALDPATGEKRCDVRLDVTAASPSALGAAGGALTDLEDLRRLATGLAADPAGDAMWQDPVVQGQGRADYLRAALGGHEAGPLRGFSGLAPGFVTAAYSDPVSGLTVAVSINSSTPGGDFAATVARTLAAIAVEQGAAAGAEGLPRLPWTADGERGAVQGTPTRC, from the coding sequence ATGGGATCTCGCAGACGGACGCGGACGGGACTGCTCGTCGTCCCGGTCCTCGTGCTCGCACTGGCCGGCTGCACGTCCGCCGCCGCCTCGCGCGTGGCGGAGGCGCCCGCGCAGGCGGCGTCGGAGGAGCTCGCCTCCGCCCTGTCGGGGTTCCTCGACGAGACGGTCGGCGTCGCCGGCGCGACCGGAGCGGTCGCCGGGGTCTGGTCGCCGTGGGGCGGCAGCTGGGAGGGCGCGGTCGGCTGGGAGTCGGACGAGCGCACCACCGCCCTCACCACCGACGCGCACCTGCGGCTCGGCACCGGCGGCACCGAGGCGATGACCTGCGACGTGGTCCTCGCCCTCGCCGACTCCGGCCGGGTCGACCTCGACGCCGACGTCGGCGAGACGCTGCGCTCCCTGCCCGGCATCGACGGGCTCACCCTGCGCGAGCTCTGCGCGCACACCTCCGGCCTGGCCGACTTCCGCTCGGCGCTCTGGCCGACCGTGCTCCAGAACCCCCCGCGGCAGTGGCCGACGCTCGAGCTGCTCGCCGCGGCCCAGGTGCGCGGTGCCTCGGCCGAGCCCGGAGCGGCGTGGTCCGACTCCGCCACCGGTCCGCTGCTCGCCGGCATCGTCGCCGCGCAGGTGACCGGTCGGAGCATCGGGGAGCTCTACGACCAGTACGTGGTGCCGCGGTACGGGCTGCGGAGCACGGAGCTGCCCGGCGCCTCCGAGGTCGACCTGCCCGCTCCGTCCCCCCGCGGCTACGCGGTCGCGCTGGACCCGGCGACCGGGGAGAAGCGCTGCGACGTGCGCCTCGACGTCACCGCCGCGTCCCCGTCCGCCCTCGGCGCCGCCGGCGGAGCGCTGACCGATCTGGAGGACCTCCGGCGGCTGGCGACGGGTCTCGCGGCCGATCCCGCGGGCGACGCCATGTGGCAGGACCCGGTCGTCCAGGGCCAGGGCCGCGCCGACTACCTCCGCGCCGCGCTCGGCGGGCACGAGGCGGGACCCCTCCGCGGCTTCTCGGGCCTCGCGCCCGGCTTCGTCACCGCGGCCTACTCCGACCCGGTCTCGGGCCTGACCGTGGCCGTCTCGATCAACAGCTCGACGCCCGGCGGCGACTTCGCCGCGACGGTCGCCCGCACGCTGGCCGCCATCGCGGTCGAGCAGGGAGCCGCGGCGGGAGCCGAGGGCCTGCCCCGGCTCCCGTGGACGGCCGACGGCGAGCGCGGCGCCGTGCAGGGGACCCCGACGCGCTGCTGA
- a CDS encoding dienelactone hydrolase family protein, whose translation MTELVQIPSPGVALEYGHPGRPVVVVLHDVFGRLPWLEPFAEAVAKHGYHVLVPDLYDGWATLAPEDARDLAAMAAQDRTLAAVAEAVGTGVAAGAPRSAVIGFGFGGRLGLLAAGTGLVDAVVAYYATLGAEEHVLVPCPTLLHYAQSDEWPAGDDPESFVGRLKESGTPVTAHTYPDTQRHFANGNLRDAVSPASAALAYARTLSFLNPQLIDT comes from the coding sequence GTGACAGAGCTCGTCCAGATCCCGTCGCCGGGCGTCGCCCTCGAGTACGGGCACCCCGGCCGGCCCGTGGTGGTCGTGCTGCACGACGTCTTCGGGCGCCTGCCGTGGCTGGAGCCGTTCGCCGAGGCCGTGGCGAAGCACGGCTACCACGTGCTCGTGCCCGACCTCTACGACGGCTGGGCCACGCTCGCCCCGGAGGACGCGCGCGACCTCGCCGCGATGGCCGCGCAGGACCGCACCCTCGCCGCCGTCGCCGAGGCGGTCGGCACCGGAGTCGCGGCCGGGGCACCGCGCAGCGCCGTCATCGGCTTCGGCTTCGGCGGCCGCCTCGGGCTGCTCGCCGCGGGCACCGGGCTCGTGGACGCGGTGGTCGCGTACTACGCCACCCTCGGTGCGGAGGAGCACGTGCTGGTCCCGTGCCCCACCCTCCTGCACTACGCGCAGAGCGACGAGTGGCCCGCGGGCGACGACCCGGAGTCGTTCGTCGGACGGCTGAAGGAGTCGGGGACGCCGGTCACGGCGCACACCTACCCGGACACGCAGCGGCACTTCGCGAACGGCAACCTGCGCGACGCGGTCAGCCCCGCCTCCGCGGCGCTCGCCTACGCGCGGACGCTCTCGTTCCTCAATCCGCAGCTCATCGACACCTGA
- a CDS encoding DUF4383 domain-containing protein, with product MRRSPNRLLATLFGAVYVVVGLLGFVVTGGVQFLSTEGGLLLGVFEVNPLHNIAHLLIGGALLIAGLSTVAAAKTVNVTVGAVYLLLGIVGFFLVDTALNVLALNTADHFLHLASALVLLGVGLGTEKTARTRTAATA from the coding sequence ATGCGCAGATCCCCCAATCGACTGCTGGCGACTCTCTTCGGAGCCGTCTACGTCGTCGTCGGGCTCCTCGGCTTCGTCGTGACCGGAGGTGTGCAGTTCCTCTCGACCGAAGGCGGGCTCCTGCTCGGCGTCTTCGAGGTGAACCCGCTGCACAACATCGCCCACCTGCTCATCGGAGGCGCCCTGCTGATCGCGGGCCTGTCGACCGTCGCCGCGGCGAAGACCGTCAACGTGACCGTCGGAGCGGTGTACCTGCTGCTCGGCATCGTCGGCTTCTTCCTGGTCGACACCGCTCTGAACGTGCTGGCGCTGAACACCGCCGACCACTTCCTGCACCTGGCCAGCGCGCTGGTGCTCCTGGGAGTCGGACTCGGCACCGAGAAGACGGCGAGGACGCGCACCGCCGCGACCGCCTGA
- a CDS encoding DEAD/DEAH box helicase, with the protein MTQPTLSDEQQRVFDLIENTREHLFVTGRAGTGKSTLLNHLSWNTDKQIVICAPTGVAALNVGGQTIHSLFRLPIGVIADSDLDQPPELRKLLNTIDTLVIDEISMVNADLLDGIDRSLRQARQRRSEPFGGVQVVLFGDPFQLAPVPGDPEERAYFADRYRSLWFFDALVWQEAPLRIVELGRIHRQSDERFKWMLNAVRFGMVTKEIADVLNAAGARTPPADDAITLATRNDTVNRINQAALARLKGPLKTASAEISGDFGGRAYPADQNLELKIGAHVMFLRNDSEQRWVNGTIGRVTKVAGTVWVEVDGEVHEVEPATWERYRYSYSAATKKLTREIVAEFAQFPLRLAWAVTIHKSQGKTYDSAVVDLGQRAFAPGQTYVALSRITSLEGLYLTRPLRPSDIIVDKDVLRFMSERRAEPAAVAEASAD; encoded by the coding sequence GTGACTCAGCCGACCCTCTCCGACGAGCAGCAGCGGGTCTTCGACCTCATCGAGAACACGCGCGAGCACCTGTTCGTCACGGGTCGCGCGGGCACGGGCAAGTCCACCCTGCTCAACCACCTGAGCTGGAACACCGACAAGCAGATCGTCATCTGCGCCCCCACCGGCGTCGCGGCGCTGAACGTCGGCGGCCAGACCATCCACTCGCTCTTCCGACTGCCGATCGGCGTCATCGCCGACTCCGACCTCGACCAGCCGCCCGAGCTGCGCAAGCTCCTCAACACCATCGACACGCTCGTCATCGACGAGATCTCCATGGTCAACGCCGACCTGCTCGACGGGATCGACCGCAGCCTCCGGCAGGCGCGGCAGCGGCGCTCCGAGCCGTTCGGGGGCGTGCAGGTCGTCCTCTTCGGCGACCCGTTCCAGCTCGCACCCGTTCCCGGCGATCCGGAGGAGCGCGCCTACTTCGCCGACCGCTACCGCTCGCTGTGGTTCTTCGACGCCCTCGTCTGGCAGGAGGCGCCGCTGCGGATCGTCGAGCTCGGCCGGATCCACCGGCAGAGCGACGAGCGCTTCAAGTGGATGCTCAACGCGGTCCGCTTCGGCATGGTGACGAAGGAGATCGCCGACGTGCTGAACGCGGCGGGCGCGCGGACGCCTCCGGCCGACGACGCGATCACGCTCGCGACCCGCAACGACACGGTCAACCGCATCAACCAGGCGGCGCTCGCGCGGCTGAAGGGCCCGCTGAAGACCGCGTCGGCCGAGATCAGCGGCGACTTCGGCGGGCGCGCCTATCCGGCGGACCAGAACCTCGAGCTCAAGATCGGCGCGCACGTGATGTTCCTGCGCAACGACTCCGAGCAGCGCTGGGTGAACGGCACGATCGGCCGGGTGACGAAGGTCGCGGGGACGGTGTGGGTCGAGGTGGACGGCGAGGTCCACGAGGTCGAGCCCGCGACCTGGGAGCGCTACCGCTACTCCTACTCCGCCGCGACGAAGAAGCTGACCCGCGAGATCGTCGCCGAGTTCGCGCAGTTCCCGCTCCGCCTGGCGTGGGCGGTCACGATCCACAAGTCGCAGGGCAAGACCTACGACTCCGCCGTGGTCGACCTCGGGCAGCGCGCCTTCGCCCCCGGGCAGACCTACGTGGCGCTCAGCCGCATCACGAGCCTCGAGGGGCTCTACCTGACGCGGCCGCTCCGGCCGAGCGACATCATCGTCGACAAGGACGTGCTGCGCTTCATGTCCGAACGGCGAGCCGAGCCGGCCGCCGTCGCGGAGGCGTCCGCGGACTGA
- a CDS encoding Lrp/AsnC family transcriptional regulator — translation MNDQQNGPGAALDELDVRILQVLQSDARITNRDLAAAVHVSPTTALDRTRSLRRRGVITGATLTLDFAALGRGVQALIAVRIRPPSREIIEAFRDWVAGLDETVGVFVTSGSEDFIIHVAVRDNQDLYAFVIDELTQRREVADVRTSVVYEHLREQVVLPLEPHGRAER, via the coding sequence ATGAACGACCAGCAGAACGGCCCAGGAGCGGCACTCGACGAACTCGACGTCCGGATCCTGCAGGTCCTGCAGTCGGATGCACGGATCACGAACCGGGACCTCGCAGCCGCCGTGCACGTCTCGCCCACCACCGCCCTCGACCGCACGAGGAGCCTCCGGCGCCGCGGCGTCATCACCGGCGCGACGCTCACTCTCGACTTCGCGGCCCTCGGGCGCGGCGTGCAGGCGCTGATCGCGGTCCGCATCCGTCCGCCGTCGCGCGAGATCATCGAGGCCTTCCGCGACTGGGTCGCCGGCCTCGACGAGACGGTCGGCGTGTTCGTCACCTCCGGCTCGGAGGACTTCATCATCCACGTCGCCGTCCGCGACAACCAGGACCTCTACGCCTTCGTCATCGACGAGCTGACGCAGCGCCGCGAGGTCGCCGACGTGCGCACCTCGGTCGTCTACGAGCACCTGCGCGAGCAGGTCGTCCTGCCGCTGGAGCCGCACGGCCGCGCGGAGCGGTGA
- a CDS encoding biliverdin-producing heme oxygenase, whose protein sequence is MSNVIPFSEALRLRIGQSGADDEGAAFMTSLMTGSGSRDDYIALISQHYFVYEALEAVAEDMAGDPVAEPFLSAKLTRLPAIAEDLRFLVGEDWRERIRPLPSTSAYVDRIRTVASGWSGGFVAHHYTRYLGDLSGCAIVRGLLQRRFGFETNGVGFFLFGEIAAPSAFRATYREQLDAAGWDEEERERVIAEVAEAYRLTTELFRDLARTCAAA, encoded by the coding sequence GTGTCGAACGTCATCCCGTTCTCCGAGGCCCTGCGCCTGCGCATCGGGCAGTCCGGCGCGGACGACGAGGGCGCCGCCTTCATGACCTCGCTGATGACCGGCTCCGGCAGCCGCGACGACTACATCGCGCTCATCTCGCAGCACTACTTCGTCTACGAGGCCCTCGAGGCCGTGGCGGAGGACATGGCCGGCGATCCCGTCGCGGAGCCCTTCCTCTCGGCCAAGCTCACCCGGCTCCCCGCGATCGCGGAGGACCTGCGCTTCCTCGTCGGCGAGGACTGGCGCGAGCGCATCCGCCCGCTGCCCTCGACCAGCGCCTACGTCGACCGGATCCGCACTGTGGCCTCGGGCTGGAGCGGCGGCTTCGTCGCCCACCACTACACGCGCTACCTCGGCGACCTCTCCGGCTGCGCGATCGTCCGCGGGCTGCTGCAGCGGCGGTTCGGCTTCGAGACCAACGGCGTCGGCTTCTTCCTCTTCGGCGAGATCGCCGCACCGTCGGCCTTCCGCGCCACCTACCGCGAGCAGCTCGACGCCGCGGGCTGGGACGAGGAGGAGCGCGAGCGGGTCATCGCGGAGGTCGCGGAGGCGTACCGGCTGACGACGGAGCTGTTCCGCGATCTCGCCCGGACCTGCGCGGCGGCCTGA
- a CDS encoding DinB family protein has protein sequence MPITPDTKDWTWVLERPCLECGFDASLVDADEVAELIRENAAAWPYVLDRDDAAGRPDDETWSPLEYAAHVRDVHRIYRTRVQLMLAGDDPLYPNWDQDVTAVEERYDQQDPATVGRELVEAAERIAEVFDSVAGAQWQRRGRRSDGAAFTVDTIARYYLHDVQHHLHDVQG, from the coding sequence ATGCCGATCACTCCCGACACCAAGGACTGGACCTGGGTCCTCGAGCGCCCCTGCCTCGAGTGCGGTTTCGACGCCTCGCTCGTCGACGCCGACGAGGTCGCCGAGCTCATCCGCGAGAACGCCGCCGCCTGGCCCTACGTGCTCGACCGCGACGACGCGGCGGGCCGGCCCGACGACGAGACCTGGTCGCCGCTCGAGTACGCCGCGCACGTGCGCGACGTGCACCGTATCTACCGCACCCGCGTGCAGCTGATGCTCGCCGGCGACGACCCGCTCTACCCCAACTGGGACCAGGACGTCACCGCCGTGGAGGAGCGCTACGACCAGCAGGACCCCGCGACGGTCGGCCGCGAGCTGGTCGAGGCGGCCGAGCGCATCGCCGAGGTGTTCGACTCCGTCGCCGGCGCCCAGTGGCAGCGCCGAGGCCGCCGCAGCGACGGCGCGGCGTTCACGGTCGACACGATCGCCCGCTACTACCTGCACGACGTCCAGCACCACCTGCACGATGTGCAGGGCTGA